A segment of the Nerophis lumbriciformis linkage group LG08, RoL_Nlum_v2.1, whole genome shotgun sequence genome:
GTACAACATCTGTCACACACATGCTTCTGGGCTACCACACACACTGGCATAAAAACTTAACAAAATCCACAGTCTCTTCACAATTTACAGAACCCCCACCTTAATATAACTCTTAGCCATCATATTTTGTGAATAAATCGGCTTAATAGTGCCAAACAATAACTTTTTTTCATCTTTTAACTGGGGAGCCTGGTCCCTTCCTGCTTACCATGGAGTTGTGACCTAAGATGgccacaaccaacgaagaagaacatTCACAGACAACAGTGAACAGACCACAAAGTGGCGCCCCCTGGAGGCTTCCCTAACAACTGTCCCAACCTTCTGAAAGAACCTCTGCAGACTCCCCACATCAGTTCACCTCCTTACATCTATATTATAAACCAATCCTTCATATTCAATCTGATggaacttgagaggtgctgcaaagaggaatggacgaaactgcccaaagataggtgtgtcaagcttgagactttgtaaaaaaactacttgagGCTGTCATTGCTGTCAAAGGtgtatcaacaaagtattaagcaaagaaaataaaaacttttttacattgtcattatggggtattgtgtgtagaaatttCAGgccaaaaatgaattaattccatttgggaataaggctgtaacataacaaaatgtggaaaagtaaTGTGAATATTTTCAGGATGCACAGTATAGttgaaaatgttatatttatatttatataccatTTGAATCCAACCTAGATTTAATTAGATGTGCCGGTTTTGGACTACTATGACAACATGGGAAACACATTGTTCAACATCTAAAAAAGTGAGCTACCAAAATGAATAAGTTAGTATGTACCGTATGTATCAGACCAAAACTAtctcacaattattttttttacagcaaaatgtCACTGCGATATATAGTCACATTTGGAGTCTGATTGCCAATTAAGATAATCGCTTTAGCTAGCTGCGGCCAAGCTGAGGCAGAGTGACAGCAGCCAAGGCAAATCAAACAGATGCCAAAAAAGTGGAACTGCCATGAAATAGATAGGTGAGCAATCAGACACGCTGGCATTAATTGTTAGCCTTACAGCCTGCGAAAAACTTGTCAAAGCTGTTGTCATTTGATGGAATCCATTTATATTTTacacaaatgtttttattctCACAGTAATACAAATACGAGAGAAAGTCCGTCCCTTGACATCTGAATACAGAACGCATACTCTTGTATGTAAAAACTggatggtttcatttgtcaagggaCTGTTGGCTACTCTATGCACTTATATTTTGTAGTATcattagcatcttttttttcattgtttagtCACAGTGGAACCATTTCCCCGTGCGTCAGGTCTACAAATGGCATGGTCTCGTAATCTTTTATCTTCCACGAACCAGAAAATAGCATACAGTAACATATGTATGGACAATTAAGACTTCAAAGAAACACACAATATGGCGCTCTACTTCCCCCCCCCcacgtttttcaacattttttgtaaatcctTTTTAGAAGTCTTTGCTACTGAGCTCTATTCTAGTTTTTGTGGGGAAGTTATATAAAATGTAACACAATGTTAGCATAGGCCAGTTTACACTGAAAAAGATGTCTGTCTGTGATGAGGCGGCTCCAGCCTAGTGACGTGCGAGGAACTaaacaccaggtgaggcatagatactgtgagtttttttttcttcttttttttttttttacttaaatcccTATGTACAGCTCTAAATATtgttgatttaggttgcacattagaataACGGAAAAGAAGGGAGTAATTCGCTTTCATAAAAACGTaatcataatgatattatgatcagtgttgggactaacgcgttacaaagtaagttagtttcggcggtaactagtaatctaacgcgttattttttatattcagtaactcagttaccgttactacatgatgcgttactgcgttattttacgttattttttatgtagtatcggctagaaactgaagaTCTGAGAGTGTTTTATTGCTGCGAAGCAGTGACgtgcttctgaatcttcctctgcgctctgtgtgtgtgtgtctgggtgtgggaaggggaggggatggggggtgcgcaatacaacgtaaaccgttggccaaccaaaaagtaaccacagaacactatcggTATagcgttctgtggttactttttggttggccaagcggacgtgacgacaggctgtcctcactcaggacctgcagggggcgtgccttaagtccggctggaaatcgggaaaaatttgggagaatggttgtcccggggagaggcactgcaattcagaagggttggcaagtatgagatattctcacttcttttcttttgtcgagcacaaagaaaataacattttagttgaatgtaagttgggTCTTGGATCagagatcccgtctactgcccaaaacaacaattcaaatctgcttggttaggctttgtgtatgtcacgtgtgccttccttaggtgaagccaggtttacagctatgttgttattatgctgtttgttacttatgtatgttatgttgcagctatttaaaatagttttgtcaatttgttctggcctgaaataaattggccctttgaaacatatctttgtctttgtgtgttgtatgtagaccacattgcttagcagagttcagtgatgcaaatgcatgtcaagttgatcaacagattgtattatttgccagtgcaataacagtactgaaatgaaggctaaaagggcattaatgggagctttaaaaaaaaaaaagtagaataagtaactaaatagttacttttcacagtaacgcattactttttggtgtaagtaactgagttagtaactgagttgcgTCTGGATGCGTCAGTAATGCTGTAGTCTCGCGAGAGAGAGCGTACGTGACGCGGGAAAAAAATAGAATCAAGTGGCACACGCAGCTGCCAAACAATTCTGATTCATTcagaaaataaagcaaataaaactTAAATATCAAAATCTGGAGGCACTTGAAGGCTACATCGAAGAGTGCTACGATCGTCTCGTCATGGGGAAACCATCTAAGACGCCAACGTCTAAAAGAATCCGCCCGGAGGACTCACCTGGCCATGTGTCACCACCGGGCACAAACTTCACCGACATCCTGGATTCCATCGACAAAAGGCTGACTTGTTTGGATGGCCGCCTCGCACTTGTCGAGGTTCTCCACAAGGAATTCCAAGCCATCCGAGAGAGTTTGGAATTCGGACAACAGCAGGTCATTTCTCTCGCCAAGGAGAACGCCGCTCTTCGTGAGTCCGTAAAATCCCTCACCGACGGAGTGACGCAACTCACTCGAGAAAACAGGAGCATGAAGGAGACGATGTTGGACCTCCAGGCGAGAAGCATGAGGGACAATCTGGTCTTCGCGGGAATACCGGAAAAGACCGAGGAAGATCCAGAGGAAACCATCAAGTCCTTCATGGAACACCAGCTCAAGCTTCCAGCGGACACCATCAGGAACATCACCTTCCATCGCGTCCACCGGCTTGGAGCCAAAAAGCCGGAGAACAGGAGGCCGAGACCCATCGTGGCCAAATTCGAACACTTCAAGCAGAAGGAGCGGGTGAGGAACCAGGGCCGAGAGCTGAAAGGATCCAACTTCAGCATCAACGACCAGTTTCCAAAGGAAATTCTCGACAGGCGCCGCCATCTGTTCCCGCTTCGCAAGAAGTTTATCACCGAAGGATGCCGTGCAGTCATCGCGGTGGATAAACTTTTCATCAACGGCCAACTTTACCGTGATCCAGAAGCCACGCCGTGGCTGTATTATTAGCGTCTGAAACAcggtaaatgttgtattttttgtttgttttgttattcCATTATGCTTCAATCCCtctcttttttcccccctcttgcTCACAATACACCTGTGCGTCACATAGCGCTCACGTAAACAcatacgctctctctctctctttctttcggtaaaccaacatgtttactattttactttcttgttttcctttttatgtCACTTATTTCACTACCTGTTTAATCCaccactttcttcttttctttttatgttatgctttttgttttgtttttctctttctatttctCCACCTGTTGTGTGTCCCCTTGTTGTCATCAGCATTTACACTCACAGCTAATACATGCACAACTATACACTCTGCACACCTACATATATGCATGATAGGTTTACATTTAGATACAGACatgcattatttacacataaagtacacacatacatccacacacttaGTTACAGTCTAATTTAGTATGTCCACTATACAGTTTGTCACTTGGAATGTGCGTGGTGTCGggtcaaaggaaaaaaatataaaaattcttaATCATTTGAAGAGCATGCAAGCAGACATTGCTTTACTACAAGAGACTCACCTCTCCAAGTCCGATACCTCAAAACTGCATTCATCGCAATACCCACACACATACCTTGCTAGTTACAACTCCAAACAGAGAGGCGTAGCCATTCTCATAAGTAGAAAGGTCAACTTTACAGTTCATAACTCCATTACTGACATAGAGGGAAGATACATCATTCTTAATATTTCTATTGACGGGAGAAACTTATGTATCGCCAACATTTATGGTCCAAATGTTGATGACCCCTCCTTTTTTCACACTTTCTTCTCTTCACTTTCTCCTCACTCAAACCACTGCTTGATTCTAGGAGGGGACCTCAACTTAGTATTTAATCCAAATATAGATCGGTCCAGAGTGACTGGGAGTCACCGTGAGTCTCAGTCAGTGGTAATACTTAAGCAATATATGAAGGATTATGGTCTTTGCGATGCCTGGCGTTCTTATCACCGCACTCTTAGGGAATACACTTATTTTTCTCCAGTTCACCACTCATTCTCTCGCATTGATTACTTTTTAACTAGTAGCTCAATTTTATCTGACATCTCAAACATTCACATCCATCCTATCATCATCAGTGACCATGCACCTGTCTCACTTTCCCTCACCAACAAAACTATCACTGCACCTATCAAACAATGGAGACTTAATACATCATTACTAAAGGACCCAGACTTCCTAAACTATTttgagaaagaatggacagattttttagattttaatgatcaaccagaaatcacggcgtgcgttctctgggagacggcaaaagtagttatgcgaggaaaaattatttcttattcatcatacaagaaaaaaaaggaacgtttactagagcaggaacttgaaaatgaaataaaaatattagaattagcttatgcgaattcacaacatgatcacactctgaacaaactgagaaaactcaaattagatttaagagaaataattgataagaaaagtcaattcctgctccagaggttacgcttagaaaaatttgaacatgacaataaaccaagcaaatatttggctaaccaactaaaattaaacaaagaaaaaaactctataccatccatcaaggattcagctgggaacattacacacgttcctgaggaaattaactccatctttagagacttttacagaaacttgtatacaccccagattgacccatctctttcagacattgagacatttctcaatggtatagacttacctaaattgaatacaaggcaggtatcaaatttagatcttgctatttctgtaggcgaactacacgatgctcttcaacagatgccaaacaataaagctccagggcctgatgggttccctgtggagttctacaaaacattctggtcactgctagctccgatatttacgaaaatggctttagagattaaagaaaactcattccttcctccaaatatgaactctgccacgatcagtctcttgctaaaacctgataaagacccaacacttccatccagttaccggccaatctccctgattaatgctgatcttaaaattatctgcaaagtattagctcaaagattagaaaaagtcactccatatatagtacatcctgatcaaacaggtttcatcaaagagagacaatcgtccaacaatgttcgccgtctactcaatgtgatagactattctgttattcataatctaaaaacagctgttgtttcattagatgctgaaaaagcatttgatagagtgaactggaattttcttctagctactctacagaaatttggatttggagactcatttatagaatggattaaggtcctatatagttttcctacagcttcggttagaacgaacagcc
Coding sequences within it:
- the LOC133611191 gene encoding uncharacterized protein — protein: MGKPSKTPTSKRIRPEDSPGHVSPPGTNFTDILDSIDKRLTCLDGRLALVEVLHKEFQAIRESLEFGQQQVISLAKENAALRESVKSLTDGVTQLTRENRSMKETMLDLQARSMRDNLVFAGIPEKTEEDPEETIKSFMEHQLKLPADTIRNITFHRVHRLGAKKPENRRPRPIVAKFEHFKQKERVRNQGRELKGSNFSINDQFPKEILDRRRHLFPLRKKFITEGCRAVIAVDKLFINGQLYRDPEATPWLYY